One stretch of Qipengyuania gelatinilytica DNA includes these proteins:
- the hutU gene encoding urocanate hydratase, translating into MTIDRRNARDVKAPTGPELNCGSWQTEAPFRMIQNNLDREVAENPDELVVYGGIGRAARSWSDFDQILTSLKTLSDDETLLVQSGKPVGVFRTHGDAPRVLIANSNIVPHWANWEHFSELDRKGLMMYGQMTAGSWIYIGTQGIVQGTYETFVEAGRKHYGGDLTGKWILTGGLGGMGGAQPLAAVMAGACCLAVECNPESIDFRLRTRYLDERADSVDEALEMIERWTAAGEAKSVGLLGNAAEIFPELVKRGVRPDIVTDQTSAHDPVNGYLPEGWTMGEWREKRESDPKAVEKAARASMRRQVEAMLAFWDAGVPTLDYGNNIRQVALEEGLENAFDFPGFVPAYIRPLFCRGVGPFRWAALSGDPEDIYKTDAKVKELLPDNHHLHNWLDMARERIAFQGLPARICWVGLGDRHRLGLAFNEMVATGELKAPVVIGRDHLDSGSVASPNRETEAMKDGSDAVSDWPLLNALLNTASGATWVSLHHGGGVGMGFSQHAGMVIVADGTEDAARRLERVLWNDPATGVMRHADAGYDEAADCAREKGLNLPGILG; encoded by the coding sequence ATGACCATCGACCGCCGCAACGCCCGTGACGTGAAGGCCCCGACCGGCCCGGAGCTCAATTGCGGCAGCTGGCAGACCGAGGCGCCGTTCCGCATGATCCAGAACAATCTCGACCGCGAAGTGGCCGAGAACCCGGACGAACTGGTCGTCTATGGCGGTATCGGCCGCGCGGCGCGCAGCTGGAGCGATTTCGACCAGATCCTGACCAGTTTGAAAACACTGTCGGACGACGAGACGCTGCTGGTCCAGTCGGGCAAGCCCGTCGGTGTCTTCCGCACGCATGGCGATGCGCCGCGCGTGCTCATCGCCAACTCGAATATCGTGCCGCACTGGGCGAACTGGGAGCACTTTAGCGAGCTCGATCGGAAGGGCCTGATGATGTACGGCCAGATGACCGCCGGCTCGTGGATCTATATCGGCACGCAGGGCATCGTGCAGGGCACTTACGAGACCTTCGTCGAGGCTGGTCGCAAGCATTATGGCGGCGACCTGACTGGCAAGTGGATTCTCACCGGCGGGCTCGGCGGCATGGGCGGCGCGCAGCCGCTCGCGGCTGTGATGGCGGGCGCCTGCTGCCTCGCGGTCGAGTGCAATCCGGAAAGCATCGATTTCCGCCTCCGCACCCGCTACCTCGACGAACGCGCCGATAGCGTGGACGAGGCCCTCGAAATGATCGAGCGCTGGACGGCGGCGGGCGAGGCCAAGTCGGTCGGCCTGCTCGGCAATGCCGCGGAGATCTTCCCCGAACTGGTGAAGCGCGGCGTGCGGCCCGACATCGTCACCGACCAGACGAGTGCGCATGATCCGGTGAACGGCTACCTGCCCGAAGGCTGGACCATGGGCGAATGGCGCGAAAAGCGCGAAAGCGACCCCAAGGCGGTCGAGAAAGCGGCGCGCGCCTCGATGCGCCGTCAGGTCGAAGCCATGCTGGCCTTCTGGGATGCGGGCGTGCCGACGCTCGATTACGGCAACAACATCCGCCAGGTGGCGCTGGAAGAGGGGCTGGAGAACGCCTTCGACTTCCCCGGCTTCGTGCCCGCCTATATCCGCCCGTTGTTCTGCCGCGGTGTCGGCCCGTTCCGCTGGGCTGCGCTTTCGGGCGATCCGGAAGACATCTACAAGACCGATGCCAAGGTGAAGGAGCTGCTCCCCGACAACCACCACCTCCACAATTGGCTCGACATGGCGCGTGAGCGGATTGCCTTCCAGGGCCTGCCCGCACGCATCTGCTGGGTGGGCCTGGGCGATCGCCACCGGCTCGGCCTCGCCTTCAACGAAATGGTTGCGACCGGCGAACTGAAGGCGCCCGTCGTGATCGGCCGCGACCACCTCGATTCAGGTTCGGTCGCCAGCCCCAATCGGGAGACAGAGGCGATGAAGGATGGCTCGGACGCGGTTAGCGACTGGCCGCTGCTCAACGCCCTCCTCAACACCGCCAGCGGCGCGACTTGGGTGAGCCTGCACCATGGCGGCGGCGTGGGCATGGGCTTTTCGCAGCATGCGGGCATGGTTATCGTTGCCGACGGGACCGAGGATGCGGCGCGGCGTCTCGAACGCGTGCTCTGGAACGACCCGGCAACTGGTGTGATGCGTCATGCCGATGCGGGCTATGACGAGGCTGCGGATTGTGCGCGCGAGAAGGGGCTGAACCTGCCGGGCATCCTCGGCTAG
- a CDS encoding formimidoylglutamate deiminase → MAGEISARQVLTPGGWLANHVVRWDDTGTITYLGNDGFDAASAVGTLIPGLSNLHTHSFQRAMAGLAETRGPSGSDDFWSWRQVMYRFLEVLTPEHIEAIAAQVQMDMALAGFTASAEFHYLHRQPRGAHFDDVSEMSQRIFAASETSGIGLTHLPVLYSHGGLDKRALNQGQSRFGCSPQEFETLYAAIADAAAHMPADFRLGVAPHSLRAVDGEGLSVCLDLCPEGPFHIHAAEQVREIEEVEAALGARPVRWLLDTMPVNERWCLIHATHIDEGETRDLAQSGAVAGLCPTTEANLGDGIFPAQEYLAAGGRFGVGSDSNIRISAAEELRMLEVSQRLLLRQRAVLTDDKARSNGRNLLERAASGGAQAVGRKAGTIETGQLADLVALRDDIPFLDWADPDQRIDSWVFGVEGNPVRDVWSAGRHIVTGGDHVRAGEIRRKFATTMAELRSAL, encoded by the coding sequence ATGGCCGGTGAAATCTCTGCGCGGCAGGTCCTGACCCCGGGCGGCTGGCTCGCGAACCATGTGGTCCGCTGGGACGATACGGGCACGATCACCTATCTCGGCAATGACGGCTTCGATGCCGCGAGTGCCGTCGGCACGCTGATCCCGGGCCTTTCCAATCTCCACACGCACAGTTTCCAGCGCGCAATGGCGGGCCTTGCCGAGACGCGCGGACCTTCCGGCTCCGACGATTTCTGGAGCTGGCGGCAGGTCATGTACCGCTTCCTCGAGGTCCTCACGCCCGAGCATATCGAGGCAATCGCCGCGCAGGTGCAGATGGATATGGCGCTGGCAGGCTTCACCGCCTCGGCTGAATTCCATTACCTCCACCGCCAGCCCCGGGGCGCGCATTTCGACGACGTGTCCGAGATGTCGCAGCGCATCTTCGCAGCGAGCGAGACGAGCGGCATCGGCCTGACACACCTGCCGGTCCTCTACAGCCATGGCGGGCTCGACAAGCGCGCCTTGAACCAGGGCCAGTCGCGCTTCGGATGCAGTCCGCAAGAGTTCGAGACGCTCTACGCCGCCATTGCGGACGCCGCCGCGCACATGCCTGCCGACTTCCGCCTCGGCGTCGCGCCGCATTCGCTGAGGGCCGTCGATGGCGAAGGCCTCTCTGTGTGCCTCGACCTGTGCCCCGAGGGCCCGTTCCACATCCATGCTGCCGAACAGGTCAGGGAGATCGAAGAAGTGGAAGCCGCGCTCGGCGCACGGCCGGTCCGCTGGCTGCTCGATACCATGCCCGTAAACGAACGCTGGTGCCTCATCCATGCGACACATATCGACGAGGGCGAGACACGCGATCTCGCGCAGTCCGGTGCTGTCGCAGGTCTTTGCCCGACCACCGAAGCCAATCTCGGCGACGGAATATTTCCCGCGCAGGAATATCTCGCCGCGGGCGGACGGTTCGGCGTCGGATCGGATTCCAATATCCGCATATCAGCAGCCGAAGAGCTGCGCATGCTCGAAGTCTCCCAGCGCCTCCTCCTGCGCCAGCGCGCTGTGCTGACCGACGACAAGGCCCGCTCCAACGGCCGCAACTTGCTGGAACGCGCGGCGAGCGGCGGCGCGCAGGCTGTCGGCCGCAAGGCAGGCACGATCGAGACAGGCCAGCTGGCCGACCTTGTAGCCCTTCGCGACGACATCCCCTTCCTCGACTGGGCCGATCCCGACCAGCGCATCGACAGCTGGGTGTTTGGTGTAGAGGGCAATCCCGTCCGCGATGTCTGGTCGGCAGGCCGCCATATCGTGACCGGCGGCGACCATGTCCGCGCCGGCGAAATCCGGCGCAAGTTCGCGACCACCATGGCCGAGCTGCGGAGCGCCCTGTGA
- a CDS encoding molybdopterin molybdotransferase MoeA, with translation MLDFDAAIEELAAAVRPLATEEVPLAEASARYLAQDLCARGDAPARAISAMDGYAVAEGATRPGQWLTVAHEIKAGAADPGTLSDGEVARIFTGAPLPAGADCVIMQEYAEREGSKVRFSEGYGPARHIREAGSDFRAGDNLLKRGDRLTPRAIVSASAADVATVEVHARPRIAIIATGDELAPPGSAFETPGALPESASFGVAAMAQEMGAQIVSRSRGGDNLGELTGLAGQALDTADCVVVTGGASVGDHDLARPMFGDAGLDLVFSKIAIKPGKPVWLGTSRGKMVLGLPGNPTSAMVTARLFLRPLLAAMQGGSASGQLRFLSMPLAAALPPTGSRETFVRARATADGLVPRSNQESGSQAPLAEADWLIRRPAGSPACEAGALVEALDF, from the coding sequence ATGCTCGATTTCGATGCCGCAATCGAAGAACTGGCAGCTGCGGTGCGTCCATTGGCGACAGAGGAAGTGCCTCTCGCCGAGGCTTCGGCCCGCTACCTCGCCCAGGACCTGTGCGCGCGCGGCGATGCACCGGCAAGGGCGATCTCCGCGATGGATGGCTATGCGGTGGCAGAAGGCGCAACGCGTCCAGGCCAATGGCTGACCGTCGCGCACGAGATCAAGGCGGGCGCAGCCGATCCCGGCACCCTGTCGGACGGCGAGGTGGCGAGGATCTTCACCGGCGCCCCGCTTCCCGCAGGCGCGGATTGCGTCATCATGCAGGAATATGCCGAGCGCGAGGGCAGCAAGGTTCGCTTCTCCGAAGGCTACGGTCCGGCCCGCCACATCCGCGAGGCGGGGAGCGATTTTCGCGCTGGCGACAACCTCCTGAAGCGGGGAGATCGCCTGACCCCGCGCGCGATAGTCTCGGCCTCCGCCGCCGACGTAGCGACTGTGGAGGTGCATGCGCGCCCGCGCATCGCCATCATCGCGACCGGCGACGAACTCGCGCCTCCCGGCAGCGCTTTCGAGACGCCCGGGGCATTGCCGGAATCGGCCAGTTTCGGGGTCGCCGCCATGGCCCAAGAGATGGGCGCGCAGATCGTTTCCCGCTCGCGCGGCGGAGACAATCTAGGCGAATTGACCGGGCTGGCAGGTCAGGCCCTCGACACGGCGGACTGCGTGGTGGTGACCGGCGGCGCTTCGGTCGGCGATCACGATCTCGCCCGCCCGATGTTCGGCGATGCGGGCCTCGACCTCGTGTTCTCGAAAATCGCCATCAAGCCGGGAAAACCTGTCTGGCTTGGCACATCGCGCGGCAAGATGGTCCTCGGACTGCCGGGCAATCCGACCTCCGCGATGGTGACCGCGCGCCTTTTCCTGAGGCCGCTGCTGGCCGCCATGCAGGGTGGCTCGGCATCCGGGCAGCTCCGGTTCCTGTCGATGCCGCTGGCCGCCGCCCTGCCGCCGACCGGCTCGCGCGAGACCTTCGTCCGGGCACGGGCCACTGCAGACGGGCTGGTGCCGCGCAGCAATCAGGAGAGCGGGTCGCAGGCGCCACTGGCCGAAGCCGACTGGCTCATCCGCAGGCCTGCAGGCAGTCCCGCATGCGAAGCCGGCGCCCTGGTCGAAGCGCTTGATTTCTGA
- the hutI gene encoding imidazolonepropionase, with protein MSLRVFNGCSAATMSAGEGYGLVENAAIAIEGGRVAWVGPAQDLPPEYADCPATDLGGALVTPALIECHSHLVFGGDRAQEFAMRLGGASYEEIARAGGGIRSTVKATREASNEELLASALVRVDDLLADGVAVIEVKSGYGLTVEQELRMLRVARSIEQHRPVRICTTWLAAHALPPGYEGRADDYVEEVAIAGLRQAHAEGLVDAVDAFCENIGFTPEQVRRVFETARELGLPVKLHAEQLSDLKGAVLASEFAALSADHLEFLAPEDAALMAKSGTVAVLLPGAFFTLRETQLPPVEALREHGVAMAVATDANPGSSPMSSLRLAMGMACTLFRLTPVEALAGATRNAASALGLSDEYGSIEAGKRAELAVWQVQHPDYLSYWLGGDLLRGRIVNGEFHER; from the coding sequence ATGAGTCTCAGGGTCTTCAACGGATGCAGCGCGGCGACCATGAGCGCCGGCGAGGGCTATGGCCTGGTCGAAAACGCAGCCATTGCTATCGAGGGAGGGCGAGTTGCGTGGGTTGGGCCTGCACAGGATTTGCCGCCCGAATATGCCGATTGTCCCGCAACCGATCTCGGCGGCGCGCTGGTCACTCCGGCCCTGATCGAATGTCACAGCCATCTCGTTTTCGGTGGCGACCGGGCGCAGGAATTCGCCATGCGGCTCGGCGGGGCAAGCTATGAGGAAATCGCTCGCGCGGGCGGCGGTATCCGTTCGACCGTCAAGGCGACGCGCGAGGCAAGCAATGAGGAATTGCTCGCATCGGCCTTGGTCCGGGTCGACGACCTGCTCGCCGACGGGGTCGCGGTGATCGAGGTGAAGTCGGGCTACGGCCTCACCGTCGAGCAGGAATTGCGCATGCTTCGCGTCGCGCGCAGTATCGAACAGCACCGGCCGGTCCGCATTTGCACGACCTGGCTCGCCGCTCACGCGCTTCCACCCGGTTACGAAGGCCGAGCCGACGATTACGTAGAAGAGGTCGCGATCGCCGGATTGCGGCAGGCCCATGCGGAAGGCCTCGTCGATGCGGTCGATGCCTTCTGCGAGAATATCGGTTTCACTCCGGAACAGGTCCGCCGCGTGTTCGAAACCGCACGCGAACTGGGCCTACCGGTCAAACTCCATGCCGAGCAGCTGAGCGACCTCAAGGGCGCCGTGCTGGCGTCGGAGTTCGCAGCGCTCTCGGCCGATCACCTCGAATTTTTGGCCCCCGAAGACGCCGCGCTCATGGCGAAAAGCGGCACGGTCGCCGTGCTGCTGCCGGGCGCATTCTTCACCTTGCGCGAGACGCAGCTGCCACCGGTCGAGGCCCTGCGTGAGCATGGCGTCGCCATGGCCGTCGCGACCGATGCCAATCCCGGCAGTTCGCCCATGTCCTCGCTGCGGCTGGCGATGGGGATGGCTTGCACGCTGTTCCGCCTGACGCCTGTAGAGGCGCTGGCGGGAGCGACACGCAACGCGGCCTCAGCGCTCGGGCTCTCGGACGAATATGGCTCCATCGAAGCGGGCAAGCGCGCGGAACTCGCCGTCTGGCAGGTGCAGCATCCCGATTACCTCAGCTACTGGCTCGGCGGCGACTTGCTGCGCGGGCGGATCGTGAACGGAGAATTCCATGAGCGTTGA
- the hutG gene encoding N-formylglutamate deformylase, protein MNPVCVETGNSPIVLAQPHSGTWLPHDVIEALEPAARELFDTDWRIPELYEGLLPDATIVRATFNRYVIDANRPPDDASLYPGQNTTSLVPLTDFDAKPIWRQEPDAAEITRRKSQFHAPYHTALAEQLARVKAQHGFAVLYDCHSIRSHVPYLFEGELPVLNIGTNSGTSCSPAIESAVEQACATSAFTHVLNGRFKGGWTTRHYGRPAENIHAVQMEIAQSAYLAAEEPPFTYSPDKAATLRDTLAAVFAGIESTFGDL, encoded by the coding sequence ATGAACCCCGTCTGTGTCGAGACCGGCAATTCGCCCATCGTCCTTGCGCAGCCGCATTCTGGGACGTGGCTGCCACACGATGTTATCGAAGCATTGGAACCCGCCGCGCGAGAGCTGTTCGACACCGACTGGCGTATTCCGGAACTCTATGAAGGGCTCCTCCCCGACGCGACCATCGTGCGTGCGACCTTCAACCGCTATGTCATCGATGCAAACCGCCCGCCCGACGACGCGTCGCTTTATCCGGGCCAGAACACGACCTCGCTCGTCCCGCTGACCGATTTCGATGCCAAGCCGATCTGGCGGCAGGAACCTGACGCTGCCGAGATCACGCGCCGGAAATCCCAATTCCATGCCCCCTATCACACGGCGCTGGCCGAGCAGCTTGCGCGAGTGAAAGCGCAGCACGGTTTCGCCGTCCTCTACGATTGCCATTCGATCCGCAGCCACGTGCCCTATCTGTTCGAAGGCGAATTGCCTGTGCTCAACATCGGGACCAATTCCGGGACCTCTTGCTCCCCCGCGATCGAGAGCGCTGTCGAGCAGGCCTGTGCCACAAGCGCCTTCACCCACGTCCTCAACGGCCGCTTCAAGGGCGGCTGGACCACCCGGCACTACGGAAGGCCTGCCGAGAACATCCATGCCGTCCAGATGGAGATCGCGCAAAGCGCCTATCTCGCGGCCGAGGAACCGCCCTTCACCTATTCCCCCGACAAGGCCGCGACGCTGCGCGATACGCTCGCCGCGGTCTTTGCCGGCATCGAAAGCACTTTCGGAGATTTATAA
- a CDS encoding complex I NDUFA9 subunit family protein, which produces MANSSALNGKLVVLMGGSGFLGNYVAQALLERGARLRIAARNPEKAFSLKPLANLGQLQFARCDATNRQSVERCIEGADAVVNLVGSFQGDLYKLMGDAPGWMAEAATNAGAGAFVHVSAIAAEPDEDTTNDYAAAKHRGEQAVKAAFKNATIVRPSIVFGKDDNFLNMFGDLISKLPVLPVFGPDAQLQLVYVDDVAEVIARSLENPGKHGGKTYELGGPEKLTMMEINQRIADAQRRKRTFLPMPDGLSATFAALPGTPMGSDQWNLLKQGNVASGDYPGFEKFDIEPKPLGLFLDKWMTRYRKHGRFEPRLSA; this is translated from the coding sequence ATGGCAAACAGCAGCGCGCTCAACGGTAAACTCGTCGTCCTCATGGGTGGCAGCGGATTCCTGGGGAATTACGTGGCGCAGGCCCTGCTGGAACGCGGCGCACGCCTGCGGATCGCGGCCCGCAATCCGGAAAAGGCATTCAGCCTCAAGCCGCTCGCCAATCTGGGCCAGCTCCAGTTCGCCCGCTGCGATGCGACCAACCGCCAGAGCGTCGAGCGCTGCATCGAAGGCGCCGATGCCGTGGTCAACCTCGTCGGCAGCTTCCAGGGCGATCTTTACAAGCTCATGGGCGATGCGCCGGGCTGGATGGCCGAAGCTGCCACGAATGCTGGTGCTGGTGCTTTCGTGCATGTGAGCGCGATTGCGGCCGAGCCTGACGAAGACACCACCAATGACTACGCGGCCGCCAAGCATCGCGGCGAGCAGGCCGTGAAGGCCGCCTTCAAGAACGCGACCATCGTGCGCCCGAGCATCGTCTTCGGCAAGGACGACAATTTCCTCAACATGTTCGGCGACCTGATCTCGAAACTTCCGGTGCTGCCGGTCTTCGGGCCCGATGCACAGCTGCAGCTCGTCTATGTCGACGATGTTGCCGAAGTGATCGCGCGCAGCCTCGAAAACCCCGGCAAGCATGGCGGGAAGACGTACGAACTCGGCGGTCCCGAAAAGCTGACCATGATGGAGATCAACCAGCGGATCGCCGATGCGCAGCGCCGCAAGCGGACCTTCCTGCCGATGCCCGACGGTCTTTCGGCCACCTTCGCAGCCCTGCCCGGCACGCCGATGGGCAGCGACCAGTGGAACCTGCTCAAGCAGGGCAATGTCGCCAGCGGCGATTATCCCGGATTCGAGAAGTTCGACATCGAGCCCAAGCCGCTGGGCCTGTTCCTCGACAAGTGGATGACGCGCTACCGCAAGCACGGCCGTTTCGAGCCGCGCCTGTCGGCCTGA
- the hutH gene encoding histidine ammonia-lyase: MSVELVPGQVGMAQLEALYRSGSAFHISGEAMGQVAGAVERLEKAMSKGEALYGVNTGFGKLASVRIAEADLAALQRNIVLSHSAGFGKPLPADVVRLIIALKCISLGRGASAVRPVVIERLQQMVASDVIPLVPEKGSVGASGDLAPLAHVAATLIGEGEAFYKGERMAAGAALQKAGLEPVELQAKEGLALLNGTQVSTALALVGLFDAWNLATNSLVTTALSIDAAMGSSAPFRDEIHTLRGHRGQIDAARIVRDLLEGSEIRESHREDDLRVQDPYCLRCAPQVVGACLDQLRNAGHVLRTEANAVTDNPLVLSDGEVVSGGNFHAEPVGLAADAIALAISEVGSIAQRRVALLVDPSLSFGLPAFLSANPGLQSGLMIAEVTSAALMSENRALANPRTVDSTPTSANQEDHVSMACHAGRRLIEMNENLSAILGIEAMSAVQGIEFRAPLSTSDALQTVMARVREASPVLDSDRMVDGDIAAAAELLASGPLCEGLHEATIGEALG; encoded by the coding sequence ATGAGCGTTGAGCTCGTCCCCGGCCAGGTCGGCATGGCGCAACTCGAGGCGCTGTATCGTAGCGGCTCAGCCTTCCATATCTCGGGCGAGGCAATGGGGCAGGTCGCGGGCGCCGTCGAACGGCTGGAAAAGGCCATGTCCAAGGGCGAGGCTCTCTATGGTGTGAACACGGGCTTCGGAAAGCTCGCCAGCGTGCGGATCGCGGAAGCCGACCTTGCCGCCCTCCAGCGCAATATCGTGCTCTCGCACAGCGCAGGCTTCGGCAAGCCTCTGCCCGCCGATGTGGTTCGCCTTATCATTGCCTTGAAATGCATCTCGCTCGGACGCGGAGCCTCGGCAGTGCGCCCGGTTGTCATCGAGCGACTGCAGCAGATGGTCGCCAGCGATGTCATCCCGCTCGTGCCCGAAAAGGGATCGGTCGGTGCCTCGGGCGATCTTGCCCCGCTGGCCCATGTCGCTGCCACGCTCATCGGTGAGGGCGAGGCATTCTACAAGGGTGAGCGGATGGCGGCGGGCGCGGCTTTGCAAAAAGCCGGTCTGGAGCCGGTCGAGCTGCAGGCGAAGGAAGGCCTCGCTCTTCTCAATGGCACGCAGGTTTCGACGGCGCTGGCGCTGGTCGGCCTGTTCGACGCCTGGAACCTCGCCACCAACTCGCTCGTGACGACCGCGCTGTCGATCGATGCGGCGATGGGGTCCTCGGCGCCATTTCGCGACGAGATCCACACGCTGCGCGGCCATCGCGGCCAGATCGACGCGGCGCGGATCGTGCGTGACCTGCTCGAAGGTTCGGAGATCCGGGAAAGCCACCGCGAGGACGATCTGCGCGTGCAGGACCCCTATTGCCTGCGCTGCGCTCCGCAGGTCGTGGGTGCGTGCCTCGACCAGCTGCGCAATGCGGGCCATGTGCTGCGCACCGAGGCCAATGCAGTGACCGACAATCCGCTGGTGCTGTCCGACGGTGAGGTGGTGTCAGGCGGCAACTTCCATGCAGAGCCGGTGGGACTGGCAGCAGATGCCATCGCCCTTGCCATCTCGGAGGTCGGCAGCATCGCCCAGCGCCGTGTCGCCCTGCTGGTCGATCCTTCGCTCAGCTTCGGCCTTCCGGCCTTCCTCTCCGCTAATCCGGGCCTGCAATCGGGCCTGATGATCGCCGAGGTGACTTCTGCTGCATTGATGAGCGAGAACCGCGCGCTCGCCAATCCGCGTACGGTGGATTCCACGCCGACCTCGGCCAATCAGGAAGACCATGTCTCGATGGCATGCCATGCCGGGCGCCGCCTGATCGAGATGAACGAGAACCTGTCCGCAATCCTCGGTATCGAGGCCATGTCGGCGGTCCAGGGGATTGAATTCCGCGCACCGCTCAGCACCAGCGATGCGCTGCAAACGGTCATGGCGCGCGTGCGCGAAGCCTCGCCGGTGCTGGACAGCGACCGCATGGTCGATGGCGATATCGCCGCCGCAGCTGAACTGCTCGCATCGGGACCGCTCTGCGAGGGACTTCACGAAGCCACGATCGGCGAGGCACTGGGATGA
- a CDS encoding GntR family transcriptional regulator, giving the protein MNGVTHGGIREAIRERIVAGEWKLGELIPGEMEFAAEYECSRTTVNRALQALADEGIVERKRKGGTRVRPMPAPQAQLKIPIIREQVESRDAAYSARIVRRETLIPTAEIAQLLGVREQSRCAYLETLHLSDGRPFVFERRWVNLGTVPEFEQADLAQTSANEWLIRTVPFTRGDVSLCATSADAELAAVLGFEQGEALFTMKRVTWLDQRSVTATRLYYAPGYSLDFAI; this is encoded by the coding sequence GTGAACGGCGTCACCCATGGAGGGATTCGCGAGGCCATCCGCGAGCGGATCGTCGCAGGCGAATGGAAGCTTGGCGAACTGATCCCCGGCGAGATGGAGTTTGCCGCCGAATACGAGTGTTCGCGCACGACCGTGAACCGCGCCCTGCAGGCGCTGGCCGACGAGGGCATCGTCGAGCGCAAGCGCAAGGGCGGCACAAGGGTGCGCCCGATGCCCGCCCCTCAAGCGCAGCTCAAGATCCCGATCATCCGCGAACAGGTGGAAAGCCGGGACGCAGCCTATTCGGCGAGGATAGTGCGGCGCGAAACTCTCATACCGACGGCGGAGATCGCGCAGCTCCTGGGCGTGAGAGAACAGAGTCGCTGCGCCTATCTCGAGACTCTGCACCTGTCCGACGGGCGCCCATTCGTGTTCGAACGCCGGTGGGTAAATCTCGGGACGGTTCCCGAATTCGAACAGGCCGACCTCGCACAGACGAGCGCCAATGAATGGCTGATCCGCACCGTGCCGTTCACTCGCGGCGATGTGAGCCTCTGCGCAACCAGCGCCGACGCCGAATTGGCCGCCGTTCTAGGGTTCGAGCAAGGCGAGGCACTCTTCACCATGAAACGCGTGACATGGCTGGACCAGCGCTCGGTCACGGCGACCCGTCTCTACTATGCGCCCGGATACAGCCTCGATTTCGCAATCTAG
- a CDS encoding NfeD family protein, translated as MEWFETLAPHWVWLALGFFLAAAEILVPGYFLMWLAGAALVTGVIAFALPIGIPLQIVAFAMLSIGAVFIGRNYLRANPVEDADPKMNRRGMRLAGETAIVVTAIDGGTGRVKHGDSEWLAKGCDAQVGEKVRISGSDGAVLIVEKI; from the coding sequence ATGGAGTGGTTCGAAACGCTCGCCCCGCACTGGGTCTGGCTCGCGCTCGGGTTCTTCCTCGCCGCGGCCGAAATCCTCGTGCCAGGCTATTTCCTGATGTGGCTTGCAGGCGCAGCACTGGTCACCGGCGTGATCGCATTCGCCCTGCCGATCGGTATTCCGCTCCAGATCGTTGCCTTCGCCATGCTCTCGATCGGCGCGGTCTTCATCGGCCGCAATTACCTGCGTGCCAATCCGGTCGAGGATGCCGATCCCAAGATGAACCGTCGCGGCATGCGCCTCGCCGGTGAGACCGCGATCGTCGTGACCGCGATCGACGGCGGCACGGGACGCGTGAAGCATGGCGATAGCGAATGGCTCGCCAAGGGCTGCGACGCGCAGGTTGGCGAGAAGGTCCGGATCAGCGGCAGCGATGGTGCCGTGCTGATCGTCGAGAAAATCTAG